One window of Trifolium pratense cultivar HEN17-A07 linkage group LG5, ARS_RC_1.1, whole genome shotgun sequence genomic DNA carries:
- the LOC123885328 gene encoding AP2-like ethylene-responsive transcription factor At1g16060 translates to MAKLSKQQTQKNNNANSSVNNTKVKRTRRSVPRDSPIQRSSIYRGVTRHRWTGRYEAHLWDKNCWNESQNKKGRQVYLGAYDDEEAAAHAYDLAALKYWGPDTILNFPLCTYQNQLREMEDQSREEYIGSLRRKSSGFSRGVSKYRGVARHHHNGRWEARIGRVFGNKYLYLGTYATQEEAATAYDMAAIEYRGLNAVTNFDLSRYIKWLKPNHHNNNNENNTKLIHNSNPTICDTNEEQRLNLFHTQNESFGTEEKEAITTITQPRPSGGATSALGLLLQSSKFREMMEMTSSTAAADDLSTTPQKSYTFPDDIQTYFECSDDHNSSSTKYGEGDIDFFNDLNFNGFHFA, encoded by the exons ATGGCAAAACTATCAAAACAACAAACTCAGAAAAACAATAATGCAAATAGCAGTGTTAATAATACCAAAGTGAAAAGAACAAGGAGAAGTGTCCCTAGAGATTCCCCAATTCAACGCAGCTCAATATACAGAGGAGTCACTAG GCACAGATGGACAGGTCGATATGAAGCTCATTTGTGGGACAAAAATTGTTGGAATGAATCCCAAAACAAGAAAGGACGACAAG TCTACCTTG GGGCTTATGATGATGAAGAGGCGGCAGCACATGCTTATGATCTAGCTGCATTGAAATATTGGGGTCCAGATACCATTCTTAACTTCCCG TTATGTACCTACCAGAATCAATTGAGAGAAATGGAGGATCAGTCAAGGGAGGAGTATATTGGATCGCTAAGGAG GAAAAGTAGCGGTTTTTCTCGAGGAGTTTCTAAATACCGAGGTGTAGCAAG ACACCATCACAATGGAAGGTGGGAGGCTCGTATTGGCAGGGTATTTGGCAACAAATATCTTTATCTTGGAACATATG CTACACAAGAAGAAGCAGCCACCGCATACGATATGGCAGCTATTGAATATCGTGGACTCAATGCTGTTACCAATTTTGACCTTAGCCGTTATATTAAGTGGCTTAAACCTAATCATCATAACAATAACAACGAAAATAACACCAAACTTATTCATAATTCTAATCCAACAATCTGTGACACAAATGAAGAACAAAGACTTAACTTGTTTCACACTCAAAACGAGTCATTTGGAactgaagaaaaagaagcaataacaacaataacacAGCCTCGTCCAAGTGGCGGCGCCACGTCAGCATTAGGTCTTTTGCTTCAATCTTCAAAGTTTAGGGAGATGATGGAAATGACAAGTAGTACTGCTGCTGCTGATGATTTGTCCACAACACCACAAAAGTCATACACATTTCCTGATGACATTCAAACATACTTTGAGTGTAGTGATGAtcataattcttcttccactAAATATGGAGAAGGGGATATTGATTTCTTCAATGACTTGAACTTCAATGGGTTCCACTTTGCTTGA